Proteins co-encoded in one Rhodococcus sp. PAMC28707 genomic window:
- a CDS encoding DUF2339 domain-containing protein: MTNPRSAGVDPQLVARLSGQFAALGEHLRQVSGELGQLHSQLAAQQAPMFPAQPQQFAQPQPQPQPQPFAQPQQFAQPRQFPRPPQPVPAQPVPPRPAAPRKEPWWQRDGVISRLLAIAGAGVTLIGIVMLLVLAAQAGWFGPELRVGAGAAFSSALVYIGSRIFGRSGGRVGGIAVAATGVAGLYLDVVAVTVIYDWLEPALGLAAAFGIAAAGIALAVSWRSQPMAALILTGVAVCAPVVSGGITLSVIGFFAVTFIATFPAQLGRDWPLLNVARTLPIVAATLLGIAEASSAGVGIGDAVTLLIVASVVAAFGLGSSLELLRRNAADTMASMMMALGVLPILLVGNLFERWTLALVELLVAVTCAATIALARWLPVHARIVLSLVGAAALLQAVVVPTAVELRPLTLLAVAAAALVLAQKISSKIAYFLGGAFAALGTIGFVVVAPVDGLMDADYAAGHFGVVVAGLLLVAVAAGLVLVAVQLGIVEQNVQSCWVFAGVVSLYGLTSATVALGVGAIGGTTGFIAGHCAATIGWMAVAMALLIMGLRSEKYAHTALLAGLSLTAAAVAKLFLFDLVALDGLFRVGAFIVVGLLLLFAGTRYAKVFADREAEQV, from the coding sequence ATGACGAATCCGCGTAGTGCCGGTGTCGATCCGCAATTGGTGGCGAGACTGTCGGGCCAGTTCGCAGCACTGGGGGAGCACCTCCGGCAGGTTTCCGGCGAACTCGGGCAGCTGCATTCACAACTGGCAGCGCAGCAGGCACCGATGTTTCCTGCCCAGCCCCAGCAGTTTGCTCAGCCCCAGCCCCAGCCCCAGCCCCAGCCGTTTGCTCAGCCCCAGCAGTTTGCCCAGCCTCGACAGTTCCCTCGACCGCCCCAGCCTGTACCGGCCCAACCTGTACCGCCCCGGCCTGCCGCGCCGAGGAAGGAGCCATGGTGGCAGCGCGACGGTGTGATCTCTCGGCTGCTCGCGATCGCCGGTGCCGGAGTGACATTGATCGGCATCGTGATGCTGCTGGTTCTGGCAGCGCAAGCGGGGTGGTTCGGGCCGGAACTACGTGTCGGTGCGGGAGCGGCATTCTCGTCGGCGTTGGTCTACATCGGGTCTCGCATATTCGGTCGATCCGGCGGCAGGGTCGGTGGTATCGCTGTTGCGGCGACCGGAGTTGCCGGTCTTTATCTCGACGTTGTGGCCGTCACGGTGATCTACGACTGGCTCGAGCCGGCTCTCGGTTTGGCCGCGGCCTTCGGTATCGCAGCGGCTGGTATCGCGCTGGCGGTGTCGTGGCGTTCGCAGCCGATGGCGGCGTTGATTCTTACCGGAGTTGCCGTGTGTGCACCGGTGGTCAGCGGCGGAATCACGTTGTCGGTCATCGGTTTTTTCGCGGTAACGTTCATCGCGACCTTTCCCGCCCAGCTCGGACGTGACTGGCCGCTGTTGAATGTGGCGCGCACACTTCCGATCGTTGCCGCCACGTTGCTGGGAATAGCGGAGGCCTCGTCCGCTGGAGTCGGGATCGGCGATGCCGTCACACTGTTGATCGTTGCGTCCGTCGTCGCCGCATTCGGGTTGGGAAGCTCGCTCGAACTCCTTCGCCGCAACGCCGCCGACACGATGGCATCGATGATGATGGCGCTCGGTGTACTGCCGATTCTTTTGGTGGGCAACCTGTTCGAGCGGTGGACACTCGCGCTGGTCGAACTCCTGGTCGCCGTTACCTGCGCGGCAACTATCGCCTTGGCACGCTGGTTGCCGGTGCATGCCAGGATTGTGCTTTCGCTTGTCGGTGCGGCGGCGTTGTTGCAGGCCGTCGTCGTTCCGACCGCAGTGGAACTGCGTCCGCTCACGCTGTTGGCGGTCGCTGCTGCGGCACTCGTTCTCGCGCAGAAGATCTCGTCCAAGATCGCCTACTTCCTCGGCGGTGCATTCGCCGCGCTCGGGACTATCGGTTTCGTCGTCGTCGCACCCGTCGACGGCCTCATGGATGCGGACTACGCCGCCGGACATTTCGGCGTCGTGGTTGCCGGTCTGCTGTTGGTAGCGGTTGCGGCGGGCCTGGTTCTGGTTGCTGTCCAACTCGGAATCGTCGAGCAGAACGTGCAGTCCTGCTGGGTGTTCGCAGGCGTTGTCTCGCTCTACGGTCTGACGTCCGCGACGGTCGCGCTCGGAGTGGGAGCGATCGGCGGCACAACAGGTTTCATCGCGGGTCACTGTGCGGCCACCATCGGATGGATGGCAGTGGCCATGGCATTGCTGATCATGGGGCTTCGGAGTGAGAAGTACGCGCACACTGCACTATTGGCGGGTCTATCGTTGACTGCTGCTGCTGTGGCCAAGCTGTTCCTGTTCGATCTGGTTGCTCTCGACGGCCTCTTCCGTGTCGGCGCCTTCATCGTCGTCGGACTTCTGTTGCTCTTCGCGGGCACCAGGTACGCAAAGGTGTTCGCAGACCGTGAGGCCGAACAGGTATAG
- a CDS encoding response regulator transcription factor: protein MEKQISVMVVDDHPMWRDGVARDLDAAGFDVVATADGVGSAGRRAQATQPAVVLMDMHLTDGNGADATVQVLLGSPNSRILVLSASAERGDVLDAIKSGASGYLVKSASAEELFDAVRATAAGQAVFTPGLAGLVLGEYRRIANATAPADANDTEVLRPTLTDRETEVLRLVAKGLSAKQIATKLTLSHRTVENHVQATLRKLQLANRVELTRYAIEQGL from the coding sequence ATGGAGAAGCAGATTTCTGTCATGGTCGTCGACGACCACCCCATGTGGCGCGACGGGGTGGCACGCGACCTCGACGCGGCCGGATTCGACGTCGTTGCCACCGCTGACGGAGTCGGGTCCGCGGGGCGTCGCGCTCAGGCCACGCAACCGGCCGTCGTGCTGATGGACATGCACTTGACCGACGGCAACGGGGCCGATGCGACGGTCCAGGTGCTGCTCGGTTCGCCGAACAGTCGGATTCTGGTGCTGTCGGCCTCCGCTGAACGCGGTGACGTGCTCGACGCAATCAAGTCCGGTGCCAGCGGGTACCTGGTCAAGAGTGCATCGGCCGAGGAATTGTTCGACGCCGTCCGGGCCACCGCCGCCGGGCAAGCCGTATTCACTCCCGGTCTGGCCGGGCTGGTCCTCGGGGAGTATCGCCGTATCGCCAACGCCACCGCCCCCGCGGACGCGAACGACACCGAAGTGCTGCGTCCGACGCTGACCGACCGCGAGACCGAAGTGCTACGCCTCGTGGCAAAGGGGTTGAGCGCGAAGCAGATTGCGACCAAACTGACGTTGAGTCATCGCACGGTGGAAAATCACGTGCAGGCCACACTCCGCAAGCTGCAGCTAGCCAATCGTGTCGAGCTGACGCGTTACGCGATCGAACAGGGTTTGTGA
- a CDS encoding autophagy-related protein 2, protein MSETDNPVDTTVDPTAKSAGLDADGAQSAAERGEAVREFDDHLDGSGDKPTFPTPDAAEVTDTETDPKTTTRTE, encoded by the coding sequence ATGAGTGAGACGGACAACCCAGTGGATACGACGGTGGACCCGACCGCGAAGTCGGCAGGCCTGGATGCGGACGGTGCGCAGAGTGCGGCCGAGCGTGGGGAGGCCGTCCGCGAGTTCGACGACCACCTCGACGGATCGGGCGACAAGCCGACGTTCCCGACCCCTGATGCCGCGGAGGTCACCGACACCGAGACGGACCCGAAGACCACGACGCGAACCGAGTAG
- a CDS encoding DUF1707 domain-containing protein, translating into MEARNLRVSDAEKEHVGELLQRAVGLGMLSLGEFTERMDTALTAKTRGELNAVVADLPGIQIAEEYRPTVPVASVPFQQSAPTYDRAHTVSWDRSQVSVVRGTMSTVSRKGPWNVPPRMTIDSKLSNVTLDFTQAVMSTQVVEIMVNDYCSTISLILPPAATADLDGLETVGGSANNKVRTGPPVGPLHVIVRGKVRFGTLTAKHPLGTSLRRMFGN; encoded by the coding sequence ATGGAGGCCAGGAATCTGCGAGTATCGGATGCCGAAAAAGAACATGTCGGTGAGTTGCTGCAGCGTGCGGTGGGCCTGGGGATGTTGTCCCTCGGGGAGTTCACCGAACGTATGGACACTGCGCTTACCGCGAAGACGCGTGGTGAGCTGAACGCTGTCGTGGCGGATCTGCCCGGGATACAGATTGCCGAGGAGTATCGGCCGACGGTCCCCGTAGCCTCGGTGCCGTTTCAGCAGAGCGCCCCCACCTACGACCGGGCGCATACGGTGTCGTGGGATCGAAGTCAGGTATCGGTCGTCCGCGGCACGATGTCGACGGTGTCACGCAAAGGTCCTTGGAACGTGCCACCCCGGATGACGATCGACAGCAAACTTTCGAATGTCACGCTGGACTTCACACAGGCGGTCATGTCGACCCAGGTCGTCGAGATCATGGTGAACGACTATTGCAGCACCATATCGCTGATCCTGCCCCCGGCTGCTACCGCTGACCTCGACGGCCTCGAAACAGTCGGGGGGAGTGCGAACAACAAGGTGCGCACCGGCCCGCCGGTCGGGCCGCTGCACGTTATCGTGCGCGGAAAGGTCCGGTTCGGAACACTCACCGCCAAACATCCCCTGGGTACGTCGCTGCGGCGGATGTTCGGCAACTGA
- a CDS encoding SRPBCC family protein, whose protein sequence is MEITIDATGSAPAGIVWERYMNPDLWSTWAPQISGVDYEGERLVADTAGRVVGPLWIRIDFRVLAVDEAARTWTWQAWWQNRALGLTLTHGVESHPAGSRTWLTVDGFPGLVLPYAPIAKIALTQLVKS, encoded by the coding sequence ATGGAAATCACGATCGATGCCACCGGCTCGGCTCCCGCAGGGATTGTGTGGGAGCGCTACATGAATCCCGATCTGTGGTCGACGTGGGCGCCACAGATCAGCGGCGTCGACTACGAAGGCGAACGGCTGGTTGCCGACACCGCGGGCAGAGTAGTGGGACCACTCTGGATTCGGATCGACTTCCGTGTGCTCGCCGTCGACGAGGCGGCCCGCACCTGGACGTGGCAGGCCTGGTGGCAAAACCGTGCGCTGGGGTTGACGCTGACCCACGGCGTCGAGTCGCATCCGGCCGGTTCACGGACGTGGTTGACGGTCGACGGCTTCCCAGGGCTGGTGCTCCCGTATGCTCCGATCGCCAAGATCGCCCTCACCCAGTTGGTCAAGAGCTGA
- a CDS encoding DUF5931 domain-containing protein, with the protein MTDALTPLWRASQVFRFVTLLYAVSYQVASMSSYNNPRLSWFFVALMAVWTGISAALLSNPRMPRWKVVFADQLVVIGLMASTRLVADPQWYSTHQTLPTTLWATNAVISAAILFGPRGGIASAIVLAAVSALVRDQVNFDLWTDATAPVLVSVGLALGLASNTAKRAHSELERAIRLAAITEERERLARQVHDGVLQVLALVRRRGNEIGGAAGELADLAGEQEVALRMLISEQGNPSRVDAGDAEVDLGSLLRQQGSTTVSISAPTDPVLVHEPVAEELAAVLATALSNVTLHAGSGARAYVLLEDVAGDIIVSIRDDGVGIAAGRLAEAEAEGRMGVSKSILGRVEMLGGTAVLDSDVGTGTEWEIRVPKEWK; encoded by the coding sequence ATGACTGACGCACTGACGCCACTCTGGCGCGCGTCGCAGGTGTTTCGATTCGTCACCCTGCTCTATGCGGTCAGCTATCAGGTCGCCTCGATGTCCTCTTACAACAATCCGCGACTGAGCTGGTTCTTCGTGGCCCTGATGGCGGTGTGGACCGGGATCTCGGCAGCGCTTCTCTCGAATCCGAGAATGCCGCGATGGAAGGTGGTGTTCGCCGACCAACTCGTCGTCATCGGGTTGATGGCATCGACGCGGTTGGTCGCCGATCCCCAGTGGTACAGCACTCACCAAACTCTCCCGACGACATTGTGGGCCACCAATGCGGTGATCTCGGCGGCGATTCTCTTCGGACCCAGAGGCGGAATCGCGTCGGCGATCGTGCTCGCGGCCGTAAGCGCACTGGTGCGCGATCAGGTGAACTTCGATCTGTGGACGGATGCGACAGCGCCGGTTCTGGTGTCGGTCGGGCTTGCGCTCGGGTTGGCGAGCAATACGGCCAAGCGCGCACACTCGGAATTGGAGCGGGCCATCAGGCTCGCGGCGATCACCGAAGAACGCGAACGGCTCGCCCGCCAGGTGCACGACGGCGTCCTGCAAGTGTTGGCGCTGGTTCGTCGGCGCGGGAACGAAATCGGCGGTGCTGCAGGTGAACTCGCTGACCTTGCCGGTGAGCAAGAAGTTGCGCTGCGAATGCTGATCTCCGAACAGGGGAACCCGAGCCGCGTCGATGCCGGCGATGCAGAGGTGGACCTGGGGAGTCTGCTCCGACAACAGGGCAGCACCACTGTGTCGATCTCTGCCCCGACGGATCCAGTACTCGTCCACGAACCGGTCGCCGAGGAGCTCGCTGCCGTTCTCGCGACAGCGTTGTCGAACGTGACGTTGCACGCGGGATCGGGTGCGCGCGCGTATGTTCTGCTCGAAGATGTAGCCGGCGACATCATCGTGAGTATTCGTGACGACGGCGTCGGGATAGCTGCCGGGCGCCTCGCCGAAGCTGAAGCAGAAGGCCGAATGGGTGTCTCCAAGTCGATATTGGGAAGAGTTGAGATGCTCGGCGGCACAGCAGTTCTCGACAGCGATGTCGGGACGGGGACCGAGTGGGAGATTCGAGTACCGAAGGAGTGGAAGTGA